Proteins encoded by one window of Puntigrus tetrazona isolate hp1 chromosome 17, ASM1883169v1, whole genome shotgun sequence:
- the rpusd2 gene encoding RNA pseudouridylate synthase domain-containing protein 2 isoform X2 yields MACLTCAKGKVAGFNALLCAGKRENNRFLTHLYQNTNANVKTLGTLREAQVLFINANFSKAPSCAEASSMETKDAAAEDGCDTDSTATTNCGKRKNEETDESAKHGNGKKLKRCGKRLRPGERYVPPPQKRNQGVSFGQEHFAETSYYFEGGLRKVYPYYFDFTSYCKGRWVGKTLLEVFKSEFRAESMDYYKKAAKDRRIKLNETPVDDLNIILKNNDFMRNTVHRHEPPVNGKPLEILVDDGEVVVVDKPASLPVHPCGRYRHNTVIFILGKENGLIGLHTVHRLDRLTSGVLLFARTAEVSKRLDAMVRGRQLEKEYVCRVEGEFPEGEVVCEEPILVVSFRVGLSRVHPKGRTHQIRVHLQFLGFPILNDPIYGSSAWGPSRAKGGLVGMSDEKLLEALIEEHRSKESLHLLDLPDEEVSGKQGQKTECSDGAQEHIDQITAPESSGVACDDGSCELTQEEVKAEGSQVLHKSTSAAEIEAEMNGAHNERDTVSDEASRIAKSNAFAKDHLCGECKIVRPDPTEKDLIMYLHALRYKGPDFEYSTQMPDWANEDWIQD; encoded by the exons ATGGCATGCCTCACGTGTGCGAAGGGGAAGGTGGCGGGTTTTAACGCGTTACTTTGCgctggaaaaagagaaaacaatcgTTTTCTGACACACTTGTATCAAAACACAAACGCGAATGTTAAGACTCTGGGAACGCTACGGGAAGCGCAAGTGCTCTTTATAAACGCGAACTTCTCCAAAGCACCGTCCTGCGCTGAAGCGAGCTCCATGGAGACTAAAGACGCCGCAGCCGAAGACGGCTGTGACACTGACAGCACCGCTACAACAAACTGCGGTAAACGAAAAAACGAGGAGACCGACGAGTCAGCGAAACACGGCAACGGCAAGAAGCTCAAGAGGTGCGGGAAACGGCTGCGTCCCGGAGAGCGGTACGTGCCTCCGCCGCAGAAACGCAACCAGGGAGTGAGTTTCGGTCAAGAGCATTTTGCGGAAACCTCCTACTATTTTGAAGGCGGTCTTCGCAAAGTGTATCCTTATTATTTTGACTTTACGTCTTACTGCAAGGGACGCTGGGTTGGTAAAACGCTATTAGAGGTTTTTAAGAGCGAGTTCCGGGCGGAGTCTATGGACTACTACAAAAAGGCTGCCAAAGATAGGCGTATTAAATTGAATGAGACGCCAGTGGATGACCTGAATATAATATTGAAG AACAATGACTTTATGAGGAACACGGTGCATCGTCACGAGCCCCCCGTGAATGGGAAGCCCCTGGAGATCCTGGTGGATGATGGTGAAGTGGTGGTGGTGGATAAACCTGCCTCTCTTCCTGTACATCCCTGTGGCCGCTACCGCCATAATACTGTCATTTTCATTCTGGGAAAGGAGAACGGCCTCATTGGCCTCCACACTGTTCATCGTCTGGACCGCCTCACCTCAGGTGTGCTGCTGTTCGCTCGTACAGCCGAGGTCTCTAAAAGACTGGATGCGATGGTTCGTGGGAGACAG TTAGAGAAGGAGTATGTATGTCGTGTGGAAGGGGAGTTTCCAGAGGGTGAGGTAGTGTGTGAGGAACCCATCCTGGTGGTGTCCTTCCGCGTGGGACTCTCTAGGGTGCATCCCAAAG GACGCACGCACCAAATTCGTGTTCATCTTCAGTTCCTCGGCTTTCCAATCCTCAACGATCCCATCTATGGGTCTTCTGCATGGGGTCCAAGCAGAGCCAAAGGAGGGCTAGTGGGCATGAGTGATGAAAAGCTTCTAGAAGCGCTTATAGAAGAGCATCGTTCAAAGGAGAGTCTGCACTTATTGGATTTGCCCGATGAAGAGGTCTCAGGAAAGCAAGGGCAGAAGACGGAGTGTAGTGATGGTGCTCAAGAACACATTGACCAGATAACTGCACCTGAGTCGAGTGGTGTGGCGTGCGACGACGGTTCCTGTGAACTGACGCAGGAGGAAGTGAAGGCAGAAGGTAGTCAAGTACTTCACAAGAGCACATCTGCTGCTGAGATAGAGGCTGAGATGAATGGTGCTCATAATGAAAGGGATACGGTGTCAGATGAAGCCTCTAGAATTGCAAAATCAAATGCTTTTGCCAAAGACCATTTATGTGGCGAGTGTAAAATTGTGCGACCGGACCCAACAGAGAAGGATTTGATTATGTACCTACATGCATTACGCTACAAAGGACCTGACTTTGAATACTCCACCCAGATGCCTGACTGGGCTAATGAAGACTGGATTCAGGATTAA
- the rpusd2 gene encoding RNA pseudouridylate synthase domain-containing protein 2 isoform X1, giving the protein MACLTCAKGKVAGFNALLCAGKRENNRFLTHLYQNTNANVKTLGTLREAQVLFINANFSKAPSCAEASSMETKDAAAEDGCDTDSTATTNCGKRKNEETDESAKHGNGKKLKRCGKRLRPGERYVPPPQKRNQGVSFGQEHFAETSYYFEGGLRKVYPYYFDFTSYCKGRWVGKTLLEVFKSEFRAESMDYYKKAAKDRRIKLNETPVDDLNIILKNNDFMRNTVHRHEPPVNGKPLEILVDDGEVVVVDKPASLPVHPCGRYRHNTVIFILGKENGLIGLHTVHRLDRLTSGVLLFARTAEVSKRLDAMVRGRQLEKEYVCRVEGEFPEGEVVCEEPILVVSFRVGLSRVHPKGKECRTVFQRLSYNGRSSVVRCLPLTGRTHQIRVHLQFLGFPILNDPIYGSSAWGPSRAKGGLVGMSDEKLLEALIEEHRSKESLHLLDLPDEEVSGKQGQKTECSDGAQEHIDQITAPESSGVACDDGSCELTQEEVKAEGSQVLHKSTSAAEIEAEMNGAHNERDTVSDEASRIAKSNAFAKDHLCGECKIVRPDPTEKDLIMYLHALRYKGPDFEYSTQMPDWANEDWIQD; this is encoded by the exons ATGGCATGCCTCACGTGTGCGAAGGGGAAGGTGGCGGGTTTTAACGCGTTACTTTGCgctggaaaaagagaaaacaatcgTTTTCTGACACACTTGTATCAAAACACAAACGCGAATGTTAAGACTCTGGGAACGCTACGGGAAGCGCAAGTGCTCTTTATAAACGCGAACTTCTCCAAAGCACCGTCCTGCGCTGAAGCGAGCTCCATGGAGACTAAAGACGCCGCAGCCGAAGACGGCTGTGACACTGACAGCACCGCTACAACAAACTGCGGTAAACGAAAAAACGAGGAGACCGACGAGTCAGCGAAACACGGCAACGGCAAGAAGCTCAAGAGGTGCGGGAAACGGCTGCGTCCCGGAGAGCGGTACGTGCCTCCGCCGCAGAAACGCAACCAGGGAGTGAGTTTCGGTCAAGAGCATTTTGCGGAAACCTCCTACTATTTTGAAGGCGGTCTTCGCAAAGTGTATCCTTATTATTTTGACTTTACGTCTTACTGCAAGGGACGCTGGGTTGGTAAAACGCTATTAGAGGTTTTTAAGAGCGAGTTCCGGGCGGAGTCTATGGACTACTACAAAAAGGCTGCCAAAGATAGGCGTATTAAATTGAATGAGACGCCAGTGGATGACCTGAATATAATATTGAAG AACAATGACTTTATGAGGAACACGGTGCATCGTCACGAGCCCCCCGTGAATGGGAAGCCCCTGGAGATCCTGGTGGATGATGGTGAAGTGGTGGTGGTGGATAAACCTGCCTCTCTTCCTGTACATCCCTGTGGCCGCTACCGCCATAATACTGTCATTTTCATTCTGGGAAAGGAGAACGGCCTCATTGGCCTCCACACTGTTCATCGTCTGGACCGCCTCACCTCAGGTGTGCTGCTGTTCGCTCGTACAGCCGAGGTCTCTAAAAGACTGGATGCGATGGTTCGTGGGAGACAG TTAGAGAAGGAGTATGTATGTCGTGTGGAAGGGGAGTTTCCAGAGGGTGAGGTAGTGTGTGAGGAACCCATCCTGGTGGTGTCCTTCCGCGTGGGACTCTCTAGGGTGCATCCCAAAGGTAAAGAATGCCGCACAGTTTTCCAGAGACTGAGCTATAATGGGCGTTCTAGTGTGGTCCGCTGTCTGCCTCTCACAGGACGCACGCACCAAATTCGTGTTCATCTTCAGTTCCTCGGCTTTCCAATCCTCAACGATCCCATCTATGGGTCTTCTGCATGGGGTCCAAGCAGAGCCAAAGGAGGGCTAGTGGGCATGAGTGATGAAAAGCTTCTAGAAGCGCTTATAGAAGAGCATCGTTCAAAGGAGAGTCTGCACTTATTGGATTTGCCCGATGAAGAGGTCTCAGGAAAGCAAGGGCAGAAGACGGAGTGTAGTGATGGTGCTCAAGAACACATTGACCAGATAACTGCACCTGAGTCGAGTGGTGTGGCGTGCGACGACGGTTCCTGTGAACTGACGCAGGAGGAAGTGAAGGCAGAAGGTAGTCAAGTACTTCACAAGAGCACATCTGCTGCTGAGATAGAGGCTGAGATGAATGGTGCTCATAATGAAAGGGATACGGTGTCAGATGAAGCCTCTAGAATTGCAAAATCAAATGCTTTTGCCAAAGACCATTTATGTGGCGAGTGTAAAATTGTGCGACCGGACCCAACAGAGAAGGATTTGATTATGTACCTACATGCATTACGCTACAAAGGACCTGACTTTGAATACTCCACCCAGATGCCTGACTGGGCTAATGAAGACTGGATTCAGGATTAA